In Eubacteriales bacterium mix99, the DNA window CTCCTTCCGACCAGTTACTCCTGGAAACCATCTGCCGCTCCTCCGCATTCAGCAGCCCCGGGCAGCCAAACTCCGGACAGCCGTTGAAAATCATGTCATCTTCCTTTTTGGACAGTGCATTTGCCGCGGCGGCGGCTGCGCTCAAATCCACAGGTACTCCGGTCTGTTTTTCGGTTTCCACATCCCTCCAGGATATCAGGAAATCCTTGTAAAGCATGGGAATCGCAGCCAGAGTCCGATCCTGAGCCTTTGCCAGGACCGGTTCCTGATCCCCGAGCAGATCGGCACAGGTCTCTTCGTTAAAGTCCAGCTTGTCCAGATGAATCCCCTGGATGCCGGCACCCAGCGGGCCGTATATGGGAAGAAATCTTCTGCCGACCAGCTGATCCCTGGCAACCCCGACAACCTGTTGGTCGATTTTCTCCCATAGATCTGAGGCAAACGGGGCATCACCCCTCAGTAAAAAATCCGTATCCATATCACTACACCTCCTATTTCTGATCCTTCAGACTTCCCACTGTTAGCGAAGGTTTCTCCGAGTCAGCCGCTTCCGAGCTGCCGGCCGACGGATCGGCGGTTCCGCCATTGAGCTCTTCCATCATCTCCTGGACTTCCTTCTGACCATCCAGGAAAAGATCCGCTTCCCCGGGATCCAGGATACGCATCAGAGTCATCAGCTCTCCGACATGTGCTCTTTCTTCATCCCGGATATCGCTCAGTACTGCCTTTGCGGCAGGATCATCCGTAGCCTGGACATGCGCATCATACAGATAGATTGCCTCCAGCTCGCCGCCGATATCCAACCGAACCGCCTGAATCAATTCTTCTTTTGACATTTTTCGTTCCACATTTGCAGTAAACGGGTTTGCAAAACTTGGCAATTTAACAACTCCCCTTTCTTTTGTTTCCTTCTTTAATATACCCCCTTCCACCTTCCTTAAAACGCCGTTGGAAGAGAATATTGGAGTACCTCCGGATACCTATATGATATTTACCCCGGTTTGTCCCTTTTGAATAATGCTGCGGTATTGCGCGGGAGTCACGCCTTCCTTCTTTTTGAACTTCCTGTAGAAGCTGGACTTGTCTACGTATCCCACCTGACGGATGATATCCGCCAGCGGATCGTTTGTTTCCTTCAACAATCTTTTCACTTCCGTCATCCGAAGCCGATCCACATAATGCATCAGGGAATACCCGGTCTGATCCTTGAAATACCGGCTGATATAGGAAGGAGACATATGGAATCTGCAGGCAATGGTATCCAGCGACAGGGCACTGTCCCGATATTCTCTGGTAACCATATCCATGATCTGCTTCTGCAGCTCAAAGTTTTTACTTTCCTTTTGCTGCTGAATATAACTGCAGATTGTACTGCAGAAGCCGATCATGCGATCCATCAGACCATCCACAGTATCAAACGGCCGGTAAAAAATATCCTCTTCTTCCTTCGCAGAAAACAGGACGGCATCCAGGTTCAAATCATCCACTACCTTCATAATCGTATTGATGATTCCAAAACAGATACATTGAACCGCTTCAATGGAGGAGGAATGATTCAGGATATGCTCCCGGATTTCCAGCAGAATCGTTTTCGCTTCCCCGCTTTTCCCTCCTTTTATGGCAATCACCAGTTTTTGCTCCAGTATGGTGGGATACTGATACTTTTCCTTTTGCTTTTCCCTTATATTTTCATAAAAAATAACATTCCCATATCCTTTGATCAACCGATAATAAACCGCCCGGTTGGCTTCCAGACAGGATTCATGAATCCGATCCATGCTGTCATAAATATTTCCTACCCCTACTGTCAGGGTAAATCCAAAATACTTCAGAAAAAAATCTTTGACCCGAAAGGCAAGATCACTGATATACCGATCCATGGCATATCCATTTTTCAGATTCAGCAGCAGCATCACACCTCTGCCGTCCACCGTTTCAACGCCGAACCCACGGCCGATTTCCTCCGACAATTCCTCTGCGACGTTTTTCAGGTTGAAATTCGCCAGATCCCGGATCTCCCTGTGATTTTCTTCTTCCAACTTATCATCGCCTGTCCGGCTGTTCTCATCCGGCAGAAATTCCAGAACCAGAAAATAGGGATAATCAAAGGAAACCCCGTACATTTCCTGCATGCTGTCCTGTTCTCTGGAATCCGTCCTTTTCCCGTTCAACAGCTTCATTATGAATTGATCCCGAATCAATGCCGTTTTACTCCTCAACTGCGTCGAAAGATTTCTGTTTTCCGTGGAGACCCCCATAATGGTTTTCGTCATATATTCAAATTCGTTGGAGTAAGACTGCTTCGCGTATTTATTTTCCTGGTTCGGTATGACATCCATTAATTTCCGTACCGGTTTATACTGCCCATGAGCCAGAAAATAAGCGATAATCAGGCCGGACAGCAGAACAAAAGCCGTCACATATTGGAATACCCTTTTGCCGGCATTTACATCATGTATCAGCTGATCGGTTTTTCGCAGCACAACATAGGACCAGCCGTTGTATTCGGAAGTAATTCCTGCTGCGGAATAGCTGCTTCCATCCAGTTCCATATCATCTACATTCTGTTTGGCCAGAATATCCTTCATTTGTTCCATAATGATCTTCCGGTCCAGTGCCGGCTGTTCCTCTGTATGGCAAAAAACAGGATTTCCCTGCCGGTCCAGGACATACACATATCCGCTGTACTCTCCCAAAGCATTTTTGAGCATATCTGAGAGCGTATTATTCTCAATGAAAAAGACAACGTCCAGATAGGGCCGGACGGCATTGACCGGCAAAGGATAGACATAAGCCGCCAGCTCATTTTTATAGGAGCGATTGATCCAGACGGGACGGGCGGAATACATTTTCGGAGTATCCAGGGACTTCACCATGTCCAGAAAATCATCCACGCCCCTGTCCTCGTAATGATAGAGGATATTGAAAAACGTCTCCGGAGCAGCGCTTGCCGTAGACGTATAGATCCGATTTCCCGAAGAGGATTCCGAAGTGCCATAATTGTAATACATGGCAATGTCGTAAATGAATCCGCTGCTGGATTTATACTTCTTCAGTTCTTTGACTGCCTGCTTCGACTCATAATTGTCGTCGCTGATTTTATAGTGCCTGAGATTATCGTTGTAACTGATATTCAGCGCAATGCGTTCCATTTCCTGCAGTCTGGTATCCATCAGATCCCGGATCTGAACCACGGAAGTACGGTTGGATCGCCTTACTTCCCTTTGCATCGTCAATTTGAAGTTTCGCTGCACTGCTGCGCCCAAAATGGACAGAACCAATATCAGGAACAAAACATAGGACAGGAAATACTTATAAAAATAAGAAAAGTATCTCCTGGAATGTTTGCTGCCTTTTACATCCCCCATTCTGACCACCCCTGCCTCCAAAATCCATCGCCGTCTCCTATCGAATCCATATGGACTGTCTATAGTGTACCGTAATGGAGGGCTCCCGTCCAGCTTTTTGGGATTTTTATCCTTTTATGGCCCCCACCATGACGCCTTTTACAAAATACTTCTGTAAAAAGGGATACAACAGCAGCACAGGGACACTGGCCACCACGATTACGGCGTATTTGATTCCCTCGGACAGCATTTGCTGATCCACCAGAGATGCCCCTTCTCCCGTCATGTCATTCATATCGCTCTTAATCAGAATTTCCCTCAGTATCAGCTGCAGGGGGAATTTTCCCCTGTCCTGAAAATAAATCATCGCATTGAAATAGGCATTCCAATGTCCGACTCCGTAATACATCACCATGACCGCAATCACCGGAGCGGAAAGGGGAAGCACAATCCGGAGCAGAATGCCAATGTTGGAACAGCCGTCAATAAACGCAGCCTCCTGCAGTTCCACCGGTATACTGTTCTGAAAAAAAGTCCTCATAATAAACATATTCCATACGCTGACTGCCCCCGGTAAAATCATG includes these proteins:
- a CDS encoding AraC family transcriptional regulator, which translates into the protein MGDVKGSKHSRRYFSYFYKYFLSYVLFLILVLSILGAAVQRNFKLTMQREVRRSNRTSVVQIRDLMDTRLQEMERIALNISYNDNLRHYKISDDNYESKQAVKELKKYKSSSGFIYDIAMYYNYGTSESSSGNRIYTSTASAAPETFFNILYHYEDRGVDDFLDMVKSLDTPKMYSARPVWINRSYKNELAAYVYPLPVNAVRPYLDVVFFIENNTLSDMLKNALGEYSGYVYVLDRQGNPVFCHTEEQPALDRKIIMEQMKDILAKQNVDDMELDGSSYSAAGITSEYNGWSYVVLRKTDQLIHDVNAGKRVFQYVTAFVLLSGLIIAYFLAHGQYKPVRKLMDVIPNQENKYAKQSYSNEFEYMTKTIMGVSTENRNLSTQLRSKTALIRDQFIMKLLNGKRTDSREQDSMQEMYGVSFDYPYFLVLEFLPDENSRTGDDKLEEENHREIRDLANFNLKNVAEELSEEIGRGFGVETVDGRGVMLLLNLKNGYAMDRYISDLAFRVKDFFLKYFGFTLTVGVGNIYDSMDRIHESCLEANRAVYYRLIKGYGNVIFYENIREKQKEKYQYPTILEQKLVIAIKGGKSGEAKTILLEIREHILNHSSSIEAVQCICFGIINTIMKVVDDLNLDAVLFSAKEEEDIFYRPFDTVDGLMDRMIGFCSTICSYIQQQKESKNFELQKQIMDMVTREYRDSALSLDTIACRFHMSPSYISRYFKDQTGYSLMHYVDRLRMTEVKRLLKETNDPLADIIRQVGYVDKSSFYRKFKKKEGVTPAQYRSIIQKGQTGVNII
- a CDS encoding carbohydrate ABC transporter permease is translated as MKTSVRESRSDIIFNVINGLLLMVILVIALYPLVYVVSASFSDTMAVMKGEVVLLPKSPSLSAYKAVFANEDIMTGYKNTILYTVVGTVINLIMTIAGAYPISRKDFRGRKALTLFYTFTMFFGGGLIPTYLVNSQLGLVNNFWVMILPGAVSVWNMFIMRTFFQNSIPVELQEAAFIDGCSNIGILLRIVLPLSAPVIAVMVMYYGVGHWNAYFNAMIYFQDRGKFPLQLILREILIKSDMNDMTGEGASLVDQQMLSEGIKYAVIVVASVPVLLLYPFLQKYFVKGVMVGAIKG
- a CDS encoding ubiquinone biosynthesis protein COQ7, with protein sequence MPSFANPFTANVERKMSKEELIQAVRLDIGGELEAIYLYDAHVQATDDPAAKAVLSDIRDEERAHVGELMTLMRILDPGEADLFLDGQKEVQEMMEELNGGTADPSAGSSEAADSEKPSLTVGSLKDQK
- a CDS encoding family 1 encapsulin nanocompartment shell protein, with the protein product MDTDFLLRGDAPFASDLWEKIDQQVVGVARDQLVGRRFLPIYGPLGAGIQGIHLDKLDFNEETCADLLGDQEPVLAKAQDRTLAAIPMLYKDFLISWRDVETEKQTGVPVDLSAAAAAANALSKKEDDMIFNGCPEFGCPGLLNAEERQMVSRSNWSEGDNPFLDVAAGVEKLTSEGIFEPYALIAGTDLYLQMQRLQQGTGVLLIDRIRELVGGKVYQSPVIGKGKAVLVACSPHYMDLAIGQDIITGYIGPEKMNHTFRVFETALFRLKRDKAVVTFE